The genomic window GCCGCAGACAGCACTGTATTTACTGACGCCGTTACATGCGCACCGATCTGTTCACCGCATCGGGCATCGCTTCTGACAGGAAAATATCCTTTAAGCACAGGGGTTTATACAAACTGTAAAGAAGGCCTTGAAGTCATGCTGCAGCAG from Litoribacterium kuwaitense includes these protein-coding regions:
- a CDS encoding sulfatase-like hydrolase/transferase; amino-acid sequence: MAKRPNIIYLFADQWRRQAVGYANEDPVMTPNIDQFAADSTVFTDAVTCAPICSPHRASLLTGKYPLSTGVYTNCKEGLEVMLQQRNAV